The nucleotide sequence TTGAAGCTGAAGGGGAAAGTTGCGGTCGTCACCGGCGGGAGTCGGGGGATCGGCCTCTACATCGCGCGGGCGCTGGGGGCGGAGGGCGCGCGGCTGGCGCTGTGCGCGCGCAACCGGGAGCCGCTTGAAGAAGCGGCCGAGTCGCTCCGGGCGGACGGTGTCGCGGACGTGCTCACGGTGGCCTGTGACATCGCCGAGGAAGGTGGTGCCGCGCAGCTCGTCGAGGCGGCGGTCGACCGCTACGGGGCGCTGGACGTGCTCGTGAACAACGTTGGGGGCAACCGGCGCGGGAAGTTTGAGGAGACGAGCGACCAGGACTGGCTGGACATCCTTCAGCTCAACGTCCTGTCGGGCTTCCGGGCCAGCCGGCTGGCGATCCCCCACATGCGGGCGGCGGGCGGCGGGTCGATCGTCTTCGTGTCGTCCGTCTTCGGGCGCGAGAAGGGCGGGCCGGGGCTGTCCATCTACAACACGACGAAGACGGCGCTCATCTCGGCGGCCGGGATCATGGCGCTGGAACTCGCCCAGGACGGCATCCGCGTGAACTGCGTCGCGCCCGGCTCCATCCAGTTCCCCGGCGGGAGTTGGGACAAGCGCGTCAAGTCGGACCCGGAGGGGATGCGGAAGTTCGTGGACGCGAACCTGCCGCTCGGACGGTTCGGGCGGGCCGACGAAGTGGCGGACGTCGTGACGTTCCTGGCCTCCGAGCGCGCCAGCCTGATCACCGGAGCCTGCATCGCCGTCGACGGCTCCCAGGGCCGCTCGCTCGTCTGACTCCGCCCGCTAGGCGAAGCGGACGAGCTTCACGTCGAGGTCGCGGGTCGCTTCCGTCGGGGCCCTCCACTGGATGAGGATGGGGCTCTGGTAGGTTCCCCACGGGATCTCGCCGTTTCCGTCCCCGTCGCGGTCGATCACGGGCAGGCTGATCTCCCGCCTCAGACCCTGGAAGCGGCGCACCGGAAGCGCGAGCGCCCGGTTCAGCACGCGCGCGATCACGGATTCGTCCACGCCGATCCGTTCCAGGACCCGATTCATGATGTGCACGGCCTCCACCGTGGCGGTGTCGATGACGGGTCCGGGAGAGGTTCGCAGCACGGTCGTGCCCATCCTGGCGACGTTGAGCGCCTTCCCCGACAGCCGCAGCGCCTTGCCCGGCAGCCGTAGCGCCTTGCCCGGAAGCGACAGCGGCGTCCGCAGGATCTCCTTCCCCTGATCGGCCATGAAGCGCAGGGGACTGAGAAGCGCGCCGCGCAGGTCGCGCGTCATCAACAGAGGCTCGAACTCGTTGACCGTCAGGCTGGCGTTGGTTTCCCGCGGCGCGAGCGAGACATCGAGCCGCCCGAACGAGACCCCGTGTTCGTCGACCAGA is from Candidatus Palauibacter scopulicola and encodes:
- a CDS encoding SDR family NAD(P)-dependent oxidoreductase — protein: MDLKLKGKVAVVTGGSRGIGLYIARALGAEGARLALCARNREPLEEAAESLRADGVADVLTVACDIAEEGGAAQLVEAAVDRYGALDVLVNNVGGNRRGKFEETSDQDWLDILQLNVLSGFRASRLAIPHMRAAGGGSIVFVSSVFGREKGGPGLSIYNTTKTALISAAGIMALELAQDGIRVNCVAPGSIQFPGGSWDKRVKSDPEGMRKFVDANLPLGRFGRADEVADVVTFLASERASLITGACIAVDGSQGRSLV